The following nucleotide sequence is from Zingiber officinale cultivar Zhangliang chromosome 10A, Zo_v1.1, whole genome shotgun sequence.
TCTATTAATTTGACGCCATGTTTCCATGTACAACTGTTTTCTATCTTGTTTCTTAGCTTTAAAAGAAATGTCTTAACTAGATAATAACTTGTCATACTATCTTCAAAAATTATCTGTCACTATTGTTGGTAAGAGCTAGACAAACATTTAGGTAATACTATAAAATTTTAGGTAGGAGCTGAATTCTGACAATGATGTTGCTAGATTTTGACAATGtacttaaatttatatattaatcTTTTATTGTGGCGCACTTTTTTCAGGTTTAAAGTTATTATCATGGAGGGCGAATCTACGAGTAGTCGTAGGCTGAATTTTGATGAGTCAATTGAAGAGTATTCTGAAGCAAACCAAGGCTGCGGTGATTATGAAGTTAATGTAGAAAAAAAGGCTGATGAAGGTAATAAGAGTCATAGTGCGTTATATTGAACTTTATATACTTCGATTTTTACATAATTTGATTAACTATGTGCATTGTTAATTGATTTGTTtgcattaattgattaattttaaaggcAATGAAGATGATATAGAGATTTCCCCCCCATTAAGCACAGATGAATTGGTGCCAAAAATTGGTATGAAATTTCAAACAGAAGAGGAAGCGTATGACTTTTATttgaaatatgctaaacaagttgGATTTGGCATACGAAGGACAAGAACCCATAATGATAATTCTGGCAGATTAATTGACAGGACGTTTTGTTGTAGTGCACAAGGAAAAAGGGAAAGGACAAACGAGATATTTATGTGAAGCAAAGTCGTGCTGAGACAAGATTTGGTTGTGATGCTAAACTGAGGATTAGTTGTCGAAATAATGACAAGTTTTGTGTGGTGAACTTCAttaaagagcataatcattatctttcaaGCCCAAACAAAACACATCTCTACAGATGTCATAGGAACATATCTTCTTCTGCAGCGATACAAATTGAGATGGCAAGTGAGGTGGGAATCCCCCCAaaagcatctcatgatcttatgATGAGACAAGCAGGTGGGAGGGAGAATTTAGGGTTTATTCCTGAAGACTATAAGAACTACTTGCGATCTAAAAGAACAAGAAATATGAGAGTGGGGGATACAGGAGGTGTTCTAGAATATTTGCAGAAAATGCAATGTGATGATCCAAATTTTTTTAATGctattc
It contains:
- the LOC122026615 gene encoding uncharacterized protein LOC122026615, translated to MRTDLLRPRPLRPLRPSLHDKKNTCLAQKKRSPLLPPKKPSSPLRFFSSRRRRAPLRFSSRRQPSSFSASSSRAYLAIPSSPPIPSVPPAPACPLRPSKCLLLFARRFKVIIMEGESTSSRRLNFDESIEEYSEANQGCGDYEVNVEKKADEGNEDDIEISPPLSTDELVPKIGMKFQTEEEAYDFYLKYAKQVGFGIRRTRTHNDNSGRLIDRTFCCSAQGKRERTNEIFM